A genomic window from Streptococcus sanguinis includes:
- a CDS encoding bifunctional (p)ppGpp synthetase/guanosine-3',5'-bis(diphosphate) 3'-pyrophosphohydrolase, whose translation MPKEVNLTGDQVLALTRKYLAAEDVAFIQKALIYAIDCHSGQFRRSGEPYIVHPIQVAGILATLKLDAVTVACGFLHDVVEDTRATLDDLEREFGTDVRVIVDGVTKLGKVKYKSHEEQLAENHRKMLMAMSEDIRVILVKLADRLHNMRTLKHLRKDKQERISRETMEIYAPLAHRLGISSVKWELEDLSFRYLNEVEFYKISHMMKEKRREREALVEEVVQKIETYAGERNLHGKIYGRPKHIYSIYRKMQDKKKRFDEIYDLIAIRCILDTQSDVYAMLGYIHELWRPMPGRFKDYIANRKANGYQSIHTTVYGPKGPIEFQIRTKEMHEVAEYGVAAHWAYKKGVKGQVDSRESAIGMNWIKELMELQDQSNDAKDFVDSVKESYLAEEIYVFTPDGAVRSLPKDSGPIDFAYEIHTKVGEKATGAKVNGRMVPLTTKLRTGDQVEIITNANSFGPSRDWLNIVKTSKARNKIRQFFKNQDKELSISKGRELLQDQFQEHGYVANKYMDKKHMEEVLQKTSYKTEEALFAAIGFGEIGAISIFNRLTEKERREEERAKARAEAEELVKGGEVKVENKKDTLKVKHEGGVVIQGASGLLIRIAKCCNPVPGDDIVGYITKGRGVAIHRQDCMNLKAQENYEQRLIDVEWEDNNTTKEYTAHIDIYGLNRSGLLNDVLQVLSNTTKNISTVNAQPTKDMKFANIHVSFGIANLSMLTTVVDKIKSVPEAYSVKRTNG comes from the coding sequence ATGCCAAAAGAAGTGAATTTGACGGGCGATCAGGTATTGGCCCTTACGAGAAAATATCTGGCTGCGGAGGATGTGGCCTTTATACAGAAAGCTTTGATCTATGCGATTGATTGTCACAGTGGGCAGTTTCGCAGGTCAGGTGAGCCTTATATCGTGCATCCTATTCAGGTGGCAGGGATTTTGGCCACGCTCAAGCTGGACGCAGTAACGGTCGCCTGCGGCTTTCTGCATGATGTGGTCGAGGATACTCGTGCGACGCTGGATGATTTGGAAAGAGAGTTTGGGACTGATGTGCGCGTGATTGTGGATGGGGTTACCAAGCTGGGTAAGGTCAAGTACAAATCCCATGAGGAGCAGCTGGCAGAAAATCACCGTAAGATGCTGATGGCCATGTCAGAGGATATCCGGGTTATTTTGGTTAAGCTGGCAGACCGTCTCCACAATATGCGGACGCTCAAGCACCTGCGCAAGGATAAGCAGGAGCGGATTTCCCGAGAAACAATGGAAATCTACGCCCCCTTGGCTCACCGCCTGGGGATTTCCAGTGTCAAGTGGGAGCTGGAGGATTTATCTTTCCGTTATCTCAATGAAGTGGAGTTTTACAAAATTTCCCACATGATGAAGGAGAAGCGTCGGGAGCGTGAAGCTCTGGTAGAAGAGGTAGTTCAGAAGATTGAGACCTATGCTGGCGAGCGCAATCTGCACGGTAAGATTTATGGCCGGCCCAAGCATATCTACTCGATTTATCGCAAGATGCAGGACAAGAAGAAGCGTTTTGATGAGATTTATGATCTGATTGCTATTCGCTGTATCTTGGATACTCAAAGTGATGTTTATGCCATGCTGGGCTACATTCATGAGCTTTGGCGGCCGATGCCGGGGCGGTTCAAGGATTACATCGCCAACCGCAAGGCCAATGGTTACCAGTCTATCCATACGACCGTTTATGGACCCAAAGGTCCGATTGAGTTTCAGATTCGGACCAAGGAAATGCATGAGGTCGCTGAGTATGGGGTTGCGGCCCACTGGGCTTATAAGAAAGGCGTCAAGGGACAGGTAGACAGCAGAGAATCAGCCATCGGGATGAACTGGATCAAGGAGCTGATGGAGCTTCAGGATCAATCCAATGATGCCAAGGACTTCGTTGACTCGGTCAAGGAGAGCTATCTGGCTGAGGAAATTTACGTTTTCACACCAGATGGGGCAGTGCGCTCTCTGCCTAAGGACTCGGGCCCCATTGACTTTGCCTATGAGATTCATACCAAGGTCGGTGAGAAAGCCACGGGAGCCAAGGTCAATGGCCGCATGGTGCCTCTGACAACCAAGCTTAGGACAGGGGATCAGGTGGAAATCATCACCAATGCTAACTCCTTCGGACCGAGCCGCGATTGGCTTAATATTGTCAAGACCAGCAAGGCCAGAAATAAAATCCGTCAGTTCTTTAAAAATCAAGACAAGGAGCTGTCTATCTCCAAAGGGCGGGAGCTCTTGCAGGATCAATTCCAGGAGCATGGCTATGTAGCCAATAAGTACATGGACAAGAAGCACATGGAAGAAGTGCTGCAGAAGACTAGCTATAAGACTGAGGAAGCGCTTTTTGCGGCGATTGGCTTCGGTGAGATTGGTGCCATTAGCATTTTCAACCGCCTGACAGAAAAAGAGCGCCGTGAGGAAGAACGGGCCAAGGCTAGAGCAGAAGCGGAGGAATTGGTCAAGGGTGGCGAAGTTAAGGTCGAAAACAAAAAAGACACCCTCAAGGTCAAGCACGAAGGCGGTGTGGTTATTCAGGGGGCGTCTGGTCTCCTCATCCGGATTGCTAAGTGCTGTAATCCTGTACCGGGTGATGATATTGTCGGCTATATTACCAAAGGACGAGGTGTAGCCATTCATCGGCAGGACTGCATGAATCTCAAGGCCCAGGAAAATTACGAGCAGCGGCTGATTGATGTGGAATGGGAAGATAACAATACTACCAAAGAGTACACGGCTCACATTGATATTTACGGTCTCAACCGCTCTGGCCTCCTCAACGATGTGTTGCAGGTTCTGTCCAATACCACCAAAAATATTTCAACAGTCAATGCTCAGCCAACCAAGGATATGAAATTTGCTAATATCCACGTTTCTTTTGGCATTGCTA
- a CDS encoding GNAT family N-acetyltransferase — protein MIYIERAGAEDLETIIAIQRASFKAVYEKYQDQYDPYLEERERIRWKLVERPNSFYYFVKDDEKILGFIRLNTNDEQTAGWIGTVAILPEYQNKGYGSEGLGLIEEKFSTVMQWDLCTVFQDKGMVAFYEKNGYHQTHTEPEKEGMDMVYMTKTMK, from the coding sequence ATGATTTATATTGAACGGGCGGGAGCTGAGGATTTAGAGACCATTATTGCCATTCAGCGAGCGAGTTTTAAGGCCGTTTATGAGAAATATCAGGATCAATACGACCCCTATCTGGAGGAGCGAGAGCGGATTCGCTGGAAGCTGGTTGAGCGGCCCAATAGTTTTTATTATTTTGTCAAAGACGACGAGAAGATTCTTGGCTTTATTCGCTTGAATACAAATGACGAACAGACAGCAGGCTGGATTGGAACAGTAGCGATTTTGCCAGAGTACCAGAATAAAGGATATGGTTCTGAGGGGCTTGGTCTGATAGAGGAGAAATTCTCCACCGTTATGCAATGGGATTTGTGCACGGTTTTTCAAGATAAAGGCATGGTAGCTTTTTATGAGAAAAACGGCTATCATCAGACCCATACTGAGCCCGAAAAAGAGGGCATGGATATGGTTTACATGACAAAGACAATGAAATAA
- a CDS encoding DUF1310 family protein, protein MSKRRNRIMGLIGLNVLILLGVGLYLAHKNQEFQNEMTRIVHSKEVKKLIVEELKAIDPNALTEKGKIRSYKIDDRSIRHNPMGGIMFHVVINDSISMVGKMGIQKDGGSGQLSSVGMSESAGLQALVGE, encoded by the coding sequence ATGTCAAAGAGAAGAAATAGAATTATGGGGCTTATTGGCCTAAATGTATTGATATTGCTGGGAGTAGGTCTCTATCTAGCTCACAAAAATCAAGAATTTCAGAATGAAATGACAAGAATTGTCCACAGTAAGGAAGTAAAGAAATTGATTGTGGAAGAATTAAAAGCAATTGATCCAAATGCTTTAACGGAGAAAGGGAAAATCCGTTCTTATAAAATAGATGATAGAAGCATTCGTCATAATCCAATGGGAGGCATTATGTTTCATGTTGTCATTAATGATAGTATAAGCATGGTTGGGAAAATGGGAATTCAAAAAGATGGCGGAAGTGGGCAATTAAGTTCAGTTGGTATGAGTGAATCGGCAGGTTTGCAAGCTTTGGTAGGGGAGTGA
- a CDS encoding 16S rRNA (uracil(1498)-N(3))-methyltransferase, translating into MQQYFIKGNPQSPLVVTDKDTAKHMFSVMRLKDGEQVTLVFDDGVKRLAQVLDPSQQSLEILEELADNTELPVQVTIASGFPKGDKLEFITQKATELGSSAIWAFPADWSVAKWDGKKLAKKSEKLEKIAQGAAEQSKRNLIPEVRLFDKKAAFLAALADFDRIIVAYEESAKEGETAALVRALSGLESGSKVLFIFGPEGGLSPEEIAAFGQAGAVSAGLGPRILRAETAPLYALTAVSVLLELSKDSL; encoded by the coding sequence ATGCAGCAGTATTTTATAAAAGGAAATCCTCAGTCCCCTCTGGTGGTCACGGATAAGGACACGGCCAAACACATGTTTTCAGTCATGCGGCTCAAAGATGGCGAACAAGTCACGCTGGTCTTTGATGATGGCGTGAAACGGCTGGCGCAGGTATTGGACCCCAGCCAGCAGAGCTTGGAAATCTTGGAGGAGCTAGCAGACAATACTGAGCTGCCGGTTCAAGTGACCATTGCTTCGGGTTTTCCCAAGGGGGATAAGTTGGAATTTATCACTCAAAAGGCAACGGAGCTAGGATCCAGTGCTATCTGGGCTTTCCCAGCTGACTGGTCAGTTGCCAAGTGGGATGGCAAAAAGCTGGCTAAAAAGAGTGAAAAGCTGGAGAAAATTGCTCAGGGAGCAGCAGAGCAAAGCAAACGCAATCTGATTCCAGAAGTTCGGCTCTTTGATAAAAAGGCAGCCTTTCTGGCGGCCTTGGCAGACTTTGACCGTATCATCGTGGCCTATGAAGAATCGGCTAAAGAAGGAGAAACTGCAGCTCTAGTTCGGGCTCTGTCAGGCTTGGAATCCGGCTCAAAAGTACTCTTTATCTTTGGACCGGAGGGCGGTCTATCGCCAGAGGAAATAGCAGCCTTTGGCCAAGCAGGGGCTGTCTCCGCTGGTCTGGGTCCACGTATCCTGCGGGCTGAAACAGCTCCCCTTTATGCCTTGACGGCAGTCAGTGTTTTGTTGGAATTGAGCAAGGACAGTCTTTAA
- a CDS encoding 50S ribosomal protein L11 methyltransferase: protein MMDTWQELTIEVKREAEEAASNILIELGSQGVAIDDSADYLGQVDQYGELFPEVEQSNRVRITGYYPDSVDIEAIAARANKRLAELDGFGLETGDIQLTRQELAEEDWADNWKKYFEPARITHDLTIVPSWTEYEATAGEKIIKLDPGMAFGTGTHPTTKMSLFALEQVLRGGETVLDVGTGSGVLSIASSLLGAKAIYAYDLDEVAVRVAQENIELNPGMENIHVAPGNLLRGVEIEADVIVANILADILIHLTEDAYRLVKDEGYLIMSGIISEKWEMVRESAEAAGFFLETHMIQGEWNACVFKKTQDISGVIGG, encoded by the coding sequence ATGATGGATACTTGGCAGGAATTAACGATTGAAGTGAAGCGTGAGGCGGAGGAAGCAGCCTCGAATATTCTGATTGAGCTGGGCAGTCAGGGTGTGGCTATTGATGACAGCGCAGATTATCTGGGGCAGGTTGACCAGTATGGTGAGCTTTTTCCAGAAGTTGAGCAGAGCAATCGGGTCCGGATTACTGGCTACTACCCGGATTCGGTGGATATAGAGGCCATTGCAGCCCGGGCCAATAAGCGACTGGCTGAGCTGGATGGCTTCGGCTTGGAGACGGGAGATATTCAGCTGACTCGGCAGGAACTGGCTGAGGAAGACTGGGCGGACAATTGGAAGAAGTACTTTGAGCCAGCTCGTATTACCCATGACTTGACTATTGTGCCGTCATGGACTGAGTATGAGGCGACAGCTGGTGAGAAGATCATCAAGCTGGATCCTGGCATGGCCTTTGGGACAGGTACTCACCCAACGACCAAGATGAGTCTTTTTGCGCTGGAGCAGGTCTTGCGGGGCGGAGAAACAGTGCTGGATGTAGGTACAGGCAGCGGTGTCCTCTCCATTGCCAGCTCTCTCTTGGGAGCCAAGGCCATCTACGCCTATGATTTAGACGAGGTAGCTGTTCGCGTGGCGCAGGAAAATATTGAGCTCAATCCAGGTATGGAGAACATTCATGTAGCGCCAGGCAATCTTCTCCGAGGCGTAGAAATCGAGGCGGATGTTATTGTTGCCAATATCTTGGCCGATATTCTCATCCATCTGACTGAGGATGCCTATCGTCTGGTCAAGGATGAGGGCTATCTGATTATGAGTGGAATTATTTCTGAGAAGTGGGAAATGGTGCGCGAGTCAGCAGAAGCAGCAGGATTTTTCCTGGAAACGCATATGATTCAGGGCGAATGGAATGCCTGTGTCTTTAAGAAAACGCAGGACATTTCAGGAGTGATAGGTGGTTAG
- a CDS encoding bifunctional 2',3'-cyclic-nucleotide 2'-phosphodiesterase/3'-nucleotidase, whose protein sequence is MSKSSLQKTVVILSAAALAAAVNAVQADENTPAVTANPAPVESSAAEAKPTTAASPTEATATPESTDPSSAISPENASGNTDALMAMARNVAVTEDTKPVEGQTVDVRILATTDLHTNLVNYDYYQDKPVETLGLAKTAVLIEKAKKENPNVLLVDNGDTIQGTPLGTYKAIVDPVEKGEQHPMYAALQALGFEAGTLGNHEFNYGLDYLNRVIETAGMPLVNANVLDPATGKFIYQPYKIIEKTFTDTQGRLTTVKIGVTGIVPPQILNWDKANLEGKVVVRDSVEAIRDIIPEMRKAGADITLVLSHSGIGDDKYEKGEENEGYQIASLPGVDAVVTGHSHAEFPSGNGTGFYEKYPGVDGVNGKINGTPVTMAGKYGDHLGVIDLKLTYTDGKWKVTDSKGSIRKVDTKSNVADQRVIDIAKESHEGTINYVRQQVGTTSAPITSYFALVKDDPSVQIVNNAQLWYAKQELAGTPEANLPILSAAAPFKAGTRGDATAYTDIPAGPIAIKNVADLYLYDNVTAILKVNGAQLKEWLEMSAGQFNTIDPNNSQPQNLVNTNYRTYNFDVIDGVTYEFDITQPNKYDREGKLANPNASRVRNLKYQGKEIDPNQEFIVVTNNYRSNGNFPGVREASLNRLLNLENRQAIINYILAVKNINPSADQNWHFADTIKGLDLRFLTADKAKNLIGTDGDIIYLAASAQEGFGEYKFVYVAPKTEPVPIEQPSSPTIAVEAANLQHSKVDFPVLTALDPSTNKQASHRQAGAESLPATGEKTSSLGLLGLVMTGLAGIFAFKKRERQ, encoded by the coding sequence ATGTCCAAATCATCCCTTCAAAAAACGGTTGTGATTTTGAGCGCAGCGGCTCTTGCGGCAGCTGTAAATGCTGTTCAGGCTGATGAGAATACTCCAGCTGTCACTGCTAATCCTGCTCCAGTAGAAAGTAGCGCAGCGGAAGCAAAACCAACGACTGCTGCAAGTCCTACCGAAGCTACTGCGACACCAGAGAGCACGGATCCTAGCTCTGCTATTTCCCCAGAAAATGCCAGTGGAAATACTGATGCTCTGATGGCTATGGCTCGCAATGTAGCGGTTACTGAGGATACTAAGCCAGTGGAGGGACAGACTGTCGATGTTCGTATCTTGGCAACGACCGACCTCCATACCAACTTGGTCAACTACGACTACTATCAGGACAAGCCAGTGGAGACCTTGGGACTGGCTAAAACAGCAGTTCTGATTGAAAAGGCCAAGAAAGAAAATCCAAACGTCCTCTTGGTAGATAATGGCGACACCATCCAAGGAACGCCGCTTGGAACTTACAAGGCCATTGTGGATCCTGTGGAGAAAGGCGAGCAGCACCCTATGTACGCTGCCCTGCAAGCTCTGGGCTTTGAAGCTGGTACGCTAGGCAACCATGAGTTCAACTACGGTCTGGACTATCTGAACCGCGTAATCGAGACAGCAGGCATGCCTCTTGTCAATGCCAATGTGCTGGATCCAGCGACTGGTAAATTCATTTATCAGCCTTACAAAATCATCGAAAAAACCTTTACGGATACTCAGGGCCGCTTGACGACTGTCAAGATTGGTGTGACTGGGATTGTACCGCCGCAAATCCTCAACTGGGATAAGGCAAACCTAGAAGGAAAAGTGGTCGTTCGCGATTCTGTCGAGGCTATTAGAGATATTATTCCTGAGATGCGCAAGGCTGGTGCAGACATCACTTTGGTGCTTTCTCACTCTGGTATCGGAGATGACAAGTATGAAAAAGGCGAGGAAAATGAAGGCTATCAAATCGCCAGTCTGCCAGGTGTGGATGCTGTTGTAACCGGCCACTCCCACGCAGAATTTCCAAGCGGAAACGGAACTGGCTTCTATGAAAAATACCCTGGCGTAGACGGTGTCAACGGTAAAATCAACGGCACTCCAGTAACTATGGCTGGAAAATACGGCGACCATCTGGGCGTCATTGACCTCAAGCTGACTTACACCGACGGTAAATGGAAGGTCACTGACAGCAAGGGCTCCATCCGCAAGGTGGATACCAAGTCTAATGTAGCAGATCAGCGCGTCATTGACATTGCCAAAGAATCTCACGAAGGTACTATCAACTACGTCCGCCAGCAAGTCGGGACCACCTCTGCACCCATTACCAGCTACTTCGCTCTGGTCAAGGACGATCCATCCGTTCAGATCGTCAACAATGCCCAGCTTTGGTATGCTAAGCAAGAGCTGGCTGGCACGCCTGAAGCCAACCTTCCTATTCTGTCTGCAGCAGCGCCTTTCAAGGCAGGAACTCGTGGGGATGCAACGGCTTACACAGACATTCCAGCTGGTCCTATTGCCATCAAGAACGTAGCAGATCTCTATCTCTACGATAATGTCACAGCAATCCTCAAGGTCAACGGTGCCCAGCTCAAAGAATGGTTGGAAATGTCAGCTGGCCAATTCAATACCATTGACCCAAACAATAGCCAACCGCAAAATCTGGTCAATACTAACTACCGGACTTATAACTTTGATGTTATCGACGGTGTTACCTATGAGTTTGACATTACCCAGCCGAACAAATACGACCGCGAAGGCAAACTGGCAAACCCAAATGCCAGCCGGGTCCGTAATCTGAAATACCAAGGCAAGGAGATTGACCCCAATCAGGAATTTATCGTCGTGACCAACAACTACCGGTCTAACGGTAACTTCCCTGGTGTTCGAGAAGCCAGCCTCAACCGTCTGCTCAATCTGGAAAACCGCCAAGCCATCATCAACTATATCTTGGCTGTCAAAAATATCAATCCAAGTGCAGATCAGAACTGGCATTTCGCTGATACCATCAAGGGACTGGACCTGCGCTTCCTGACAGCTGATAAGGCCAAGAACTTGATTGGTACTGACGGAGACATCATCTATCTAGCGGCATCTGCCCAAGAAGGATTCGGCGAATACAAGTTCGTCTACGTCGCACCGAAAACTGAACCGGTTCCTATTGAACAGCCAAGCTCTCCGACTATCGCAGTCGAAGCAGCCAATCTGCAGCATAGCAAAGTAGACTTCCCTGTCTTGACTGCTCTTGACCCTAGTACAAACAAGCAAGCGTCCCACAGACAAGCAGGAGCAGAAAGCCTCCCAGCAACTGGAGAAAAGACGTCCTCACTCGGACTCTTGGGACTTGTCATGACCGGACTTGCAGGAATCTTCGCCTTCAAAAAACGAGAAAGACAATAA